The window GAGTACTTCAAGAAGCTCTTGGGGCCTTGAAGGACTGTGCCATTTCTGTAGAAAAGGTACTGAAGGCGGGTGTGGGATTTGTGGGGGCTGAGGTGCGTAACACAGCTCATGTTGAGGGGACTTCCTTCGAGAGGTTCAGTTGAGTTGTCCATGCTCAGAACCGGGGAGGAAAATagctctggaaaggaaatcttttcttttttcttcctcttctttttgaaGTGGAAGATATATTAACCCCCCGCCCCTGGAAGGTGTCTGGTCTCTTTGAAGGGACCTTATGGGGCTGCATCACCTCTCAGGATGCAGGAGGGACCCGACAATCGTTCTTCCTCACTGGAGAAGGGTACGTAGGGGTAAGACTCTGGGATGGGTATAGAGAGTGTCCTAGAGTCAGACAGAGGTGGGTCTAACTGGGCAGGTCTTTTTGCTGTGGTGGGGTGGGTTCTGGGTTTGGGTATATTCCTTCACTGTCATTCATAGCACTGTCCCAGCTCAGCAATCACATAAATTCCCTCACCACTTCTGTCCTGCAATTTTCACCACATGATACCCTGAGTAAGATGGAAGGCTGAGGGAACAATCCCCTCATCGTGCACTATTAGGATAGACCATGAAAATGTGTTGGCACCTGCTGGCTTTGGCCAGTCCCTACCCTGGGGACATAAACCTGCTCCTACATGCAGCAATAGAAGGCTGAACTCTGCTCCCCATGCCCTGGGAGTGAACACAGTGTAGCCAACCTGGCTGCACTCAGTGATACTCTGTGAGCATCAAAATGATGTAACTGTTGATTTTGTTCAAAATAGGGCCTTTATTAACTGCACTACACCCATGGGAAGAACAACCCTCCCAGGAAGCCAGGACCATCCTGACCTATAGGCAACAGGTGTCCCAGTGCCGCCCAACCTGAAGACTCACAGGAATTTCTTACCTTGAACTGAAACATGTAAGACGCGAGACTCCCTTTTAATTAGTGATGAAATGGAATTTATCTGTCCTGTGCAGTGATATCTTCCACTGTGGTGTGTCTGTGCTTGGGGAATAGACAGCTCTGGTGATGCATATTGTGGAGTGATGTCTGATCCATCTTTGTAATATCTTACCATGGACACACTCCAATTATTCCACCCCCGGCACCGCATGTGCAGTGGGTCGCCCTCAAACACCAtgtatgaagggacctggagaatTATCCAGTCTGAAAGAGATGCCGAGAGCAGCAGCTGAAAGGAGCCCTTGAATGAGGGACAAGCTctgcagtgctctgtgtcacATAAGGGGTGCAGGCTGTGCTCATCAGAGCAGGGtgtgagggagggggagggaaggcaggacaaAAGGCCTCCAAAGCCTAGCTTGCAAAGCACCAGAACCAAGAGCATTACTCCTATTatccctgcaggagctgcattTGTCCCAGGACAAAACAAGCAGCTTCCATGCTGAAGCCCATGGGTCCCAAGGCAGGGGGAGAGCAAGACTTTTCCCTGGAACACTTCACTCACCGTAGGAGACGGTCAAGGTAACAGAGTTGCTGTGCATGGAGCCAGGGCTCTGACACTGGTATTTGCCTGTTTGCTTGTGCTTTGCATTTGTGATCCTGTAGGTGTCTGTGTCTGTACGTGCAAAGAGCTTGTCATTGTGATACCAGGCTGTTGAGCCCTGTCCCGACAGATGGGATCCCTGGCACGTCAGAGTCACACTCTCCCCTGGAAATATCATACTCCATGGTGGGTCCAGAGTCAGCAGGGATGTCTGTGCAGCTGCGAGGGGCCAGGCAGGTAGGAAGGGAGTAGCAGGACAGACAAGAGGTCAGTTTAACAGTAGCAGGGATGAGAGGAGTCCCCAACCCCGAGCACATGGGCTGGGACCAGGGAAGAGGGCAGGACCCCACTGCTGACTGGGCACTGGAAGAATTTGTCGGACTGTCTATTCTTGCCGATCAGTCAGTGCTGAATACCGCCTATTCCACAATACCCTGTGCTGTCTAGCACTCTGGGGAGCCAAGCACTGTGTCGGATAACAGCATTGCTATGCTATACTCTGATGTCTGTTAAGGGGATACCAGACCTGCTACGCTCCCAAGACCCGTAGTGTTGTTCAGCAATAACAGTCTAGGACTCCAAGAGCTGTCACCATAAATCTGCAAGCAAAAAGACTCACCAGCAAGGCTTAAGGCTTGAGGTGAAGGGAAGAATGAAAGAAGAGGTGAGTTCTGGGGGCATCCACAATCACATCCAGGCTGATGATGCAGAAGTCTGAGAGCTGTGGGCTGTGGGGCATCAGACTGAGCAGCTACTGCCTTTTGGGGCTGGTCCCAACCCTTCCAACAAGGGCTGGCAGGGTAAGGTCAGAGCTGTCATAGTATTATGGAAATAGGTGCAGGGATCATGCCAGGGCTGCATGCTCTGTGGTGCAGAACTGGGAAGAGCCCCAGGGACATGACTGTCAGAGCTTCCCAGTCCCTGTGTCCCCAGCACAGAAAAGAGTGACACTGGACTTGGACAAAGCCATCCTAGGGTCAGACTATGACAAGGTCTGCTCCTGTCTGCCAGGACACTGGAACACCTGCCACCAGCACATCCTcactgccccagcagcagcaagacCTCCCCATTCCCACCACATTCATACCTACTAGCCTTATTTGATCcactccccttcctcttcctccccaaaaaCAACTGGGaccaccacccccagccccaAAGAGAAAGCCAAGAGCCTACACTGCTCCAACCCAATCTCCAAACTGTACAAACCACTCTTCCCTTCCTTGGGCAGAGTGAAACCCCCTCCTGATGGACGTAGACCCATACTAGACGATTGTCAGGTGCAGATGCCCACAGTGCCTGGCACAGTCTGTGTTGGAGATGAAGACCCCTCTGCCCTCCGTCCAGTCCCTGAAGCCCACTGGGACCCTGTGACTCTTCAGGGACGCAGGCTCCCTCCCCACAGCTTCATGGGCTGTCCATGCTGGGGGACAGCAGCAGGCACCAGCCCTCCCCCCATGCCCTCTCCAGCCCCAACACCCAGCCCACAGCCCCCTTTGCTGCACTCACTGACGAGAAGCAGAGCTGTGCTCCCCACCATCCTGGAATGGGGAACAGGTGCTTGCTGACTTTCCTGAACAGAGAGCAGTGGTGATGTCCCTTGAACAGAGTTGCTCTtctgagaaaagaggaaggaaatgtctttcttttttattgctaTTATGTGAAGAAATGAGCCCTGCTAACAGGAAACCTAACTGTTCCTGTAATGACTGTGATGAGTCCACTTTTTTCTCACTTCATTGAGAGGTCAGGACTCACTCTGTCCCTGGAATCCACAGCCCCATCCGGCTGCCTCTGCTTCATGCAACTCCTCCATCCCCAGGCGTGCCTGAGATCCCTCCTCTGTTCCTCCTGGGGTGACTGTCATCACTTGCTGGGGTTGTTACACACAGATAAAAGAGATTGCAACATTTTTCTGTCCTAAGGCTCTTGATGCTTGCCATTCCCCTCCTTCCTCAGTGTCTTGGAGTCCATTCATCAGCAAGAGAGTCCCTGCCTAGCCCTCAAGTGGCAGGAACCTCAGGCTCTTCTGGAGTCATAGGCTAGATTTGTGATTTTCCTGGACCTTTCTCTCTACCATAAAAACTTTCTCTGTGCTGGAGAGCAGACACCAACAGGGAAGAAACAGGCTGGTTTCTGCTGCTTGTTCGTGACATGGATCACATTGATTTGGTCATGGCAGGAACAGGGCTAGTTTTGAGAACCCTCTGCACCACACAATTTCTTGTATAAACCACATTTCAGCAGAGTTGCCCTGAAAGATATCAGAGTGAAGCACAGACTGAGTCTGACCCACAGCCTTTGCCTGCACCTATTTTATTGTTTGAACACCATTTCCCACTAGCTTTGGGATACAGGAACTCTGCATGCAATCAAAAGCACCAGAATAATCCCTGAACACAATGCTCACCTGCCCAAATTGCCACACTTCTCATCTTCACTAATGAAGCCAAGTTCATATGTCAAACTGCATGTGCAAGCATCCCTTTTCTTGTAATCCCTTCAGCAAAGCAATATGTGGGCTAGCCATAAAGGGGTAGCGTGGACCCTTGATGCCTGCACCACCAATAGTTGTGTTTCTCAGGAAGGGTCTTATGTCCATGCTCCTTTTGGGTGCACACTATATCTGTATTCACATTGAGCATGACAAGTCCCAAGCTGGCAAGTCTCAGTGGGTGGGTATTTATCAACTTTTCAGGAATCAAGGGATGTTGTGGGGAGAACCTCCACCATGTCCCAAAACTTTTAAAGGAAAGACCCTTTAGGACAGGCCAGGTCCAGAGCCCAAGACCCTCACAGCTCCTGCACCACCAGCATAGGACTCTTCCTACTAAAGCTGAGGCAACTCAGCTTGTGCTGCTTTCAGGTTCAAGGACCTGAAGTGCCCTCCTGTGCTGCCAGCAGAGGTAGAATCAAAGCAGACACCCTCAAGGGGGCAATGCTCCATCCCAGTGACTATGCTAGATGTGGGACTCCCTAACCTAAAGCACATATTCATTTGACCAGCCACAGTTTGACATGCTCCCTATGGTTGTCCAATTGCATGTCCGGCATTTGACAGGAACTAGCAGTTAACCTTCATAATCTGTCGCTTCATACTGGTTTTGACTGGTATTTTCAGTGTCCTTTATCACATACTTGAAAGGTCATGGGGTGGGCGGAAGGTTCAGAAAGCAGAGTATGTGGTTGAATATGTTTATCACAGTGGATATTCTAGAACATCTTTCGCAAGAGCATATATGCTGCACAGGTAGACAGGGTACAAAGAAGATATTCAGTGATACATGTTATTAGTGCTAATGCCATCATTTACTTGTGGTGACACCTTTCGATAAGCCTTCTACAGAAGCATTTGAAACAATCACCTCAAAACCAGTCCTTCCCAGTGTCCTCATCTTCCCCTGAGTTCTCACCACccactccctttctctctccagcctgtctccaGACTCTCCCACAGCCCATGGCTCCTGCAGACAAACACAGCTCTGTCCACATGGAGATGCTGTCAGCATCCCTGGCCGTGCTCCAATCTGCTGACCTTTTCTCTTCCAGACCTAATTCCAGCCCCCATCCTGACCATAGTCCCACTGTGCTCAAATATCCAACAGCCCTAAGAAGACCTGCACGTCCTTCCAGTTCTCCACTCCCTTCGGTTCTCCAGTGGCAATGTACAAATTTTTCTGGAGGAAACAACATCATGACCCCCAAAACAACTTCAGAAACACTTTTTCTCCCATGATACAAGTCCCAGTGCAGGCAGGCACATATTCCTGTATGTACCCGACATACTGCAGCCAGGGCTGGTTTTCATGCCAGGAGAGCATCGCCACCTATTTCTCAGCAGACAGGGGGCACCTCTCCCCCGTATGTTTGGTCTGGCTCTGGGGGGGCACTGCAGGAGTGGGATTCCTGGAGGAGTGGACTTCTCAtcctttcctcactgcatcctacCATCTCCCTGGCACCCCTACCCTGCTGCTGAGCCTGCTTCATAGCTCCCTGAAACTCTCTGCAGTCAAGACACTTCTGGGCAGGCTCTGGGCTGTGCTGGAAGTAGGAAAAGAGGCTCTCTGTGGTGAGGACTGAGTTAATCACTGCAGAAAGCAAGAGGCTCTTGAGCTGCCACCACATCCGCTTCTGGCTTTCAATCCTTCTGTTACTTCTGAGGCTTCACTTTCCCCTAACTTGCCCTGCTATACTTACTCCCACCCTCCATGTCCCTGCTCAggctttcctgcctgcaagagAAGCAGCAACGAGTCAGGTTGGGGCACTGACTGCACACCCATAGCCACCTGCTTTGCCCAGGGTCTGGCTCCACCTGCCACCTGTGTCAGCGGCACACCCAGATACTCCCACACCATGTCTCCTATGTATCCTGTTGAACAGCTGGCTGTGCCCATATTGCTCCTCTTCAGTGACTACCTTTCTGCCTTGTTAATGTGCTGATAGAAGGAACAAGATTTGGGACCTTGGCCAAAAGAAGGCCAAAGTGTATCATCATCTTTGTTATCTTCTCCAATACAAGGTAATGCTGTACAAGATACAAGCATTTATCTCTTTACTGTCTTGATCTATGTACTTTGCAGACTTCTAGAAATGAAGATACATCTGCAGCAGTGATACCAGAGTACAAGGAAGTTTACTCTCTGAGATGGTCTCTCTGGCACTGACTGTGTGCAGGTGAAGAATGGCCTTTGTGGTTATGCCATAACTCTCTGAATGCaccctccacaaacacacagccctGGAAGGAGTTGTTCAGTCCTTGAGCTAAAGAATCTAGAAGCCCTGAGGAGAGCTGCTGACAGCCTGGGATGTTCACTGCCCTCCCAGTACCTGGGAGGCAGCCCAGGCTCTAGGTGGCGGAAAAGACTGTAAAGTGACATCCTAGGGAAGTAAATCCCCACCCTGGAAGTCTTTCTGCCCCTTTCTACCCCTGGAAATTTTTCTCTGTCACCAGCTTCTAGGGGTTAAATCCTCCCTTACAGTTCATAAGCAGGAAACAGGAGAGGGCCTGTAGCTGGGATAGCTTGGAACATTGTGGA of the Apteryx mantelli isolate bAptMan1 chromosome 31, bAptMan1.hap1, whole genome shotgun sequence genome contains:
- the LOC106500294 gene encoding Fc receptor-like protein 3, which gives rise to MVGSTALLLVSESLSLAAAQTSLLTLDPPWSMIFPGESVTLTCQGSHLSGQGSTAWYHNDKLFARTDTDTYRITNAKHKQTGKYQCQSPGSMHSNSVTLTVSYDWIILQVPSYMVFEGDPLHMRCRGWNNWSVSMVRYYKDGSDITPQYASPELSIPQAQTHHSGRYHCTGQINSISSLIKRESRVLHVSVQELFSSPVLSMDNSTEPLEGSPLNMSCVTHLSPHKSHTRLQYLFYRNGTVLQGPKSFLKYSVPAVGLAESGSYSCEVRTETSSVQKWSPQIPITVKRVPIIFEVSLEVQPHGGQVKEGERLVLSCLVVASAGPISFSWHREGSAQVLGKDTHYVIPSAQGSDAGLYYCTASSGKAAAQSLQVQVTVMGVPPLFYCHIRAPLLMAGLGTLLAGVVAVHVLARAEQRRD